The window CTTCTTAATAGGCCCCTCACCGAGGTTGGATCGTCTCAGACTCCCAAATGGAAGTCTGACGAACAATCACAGAGAAACATTAGAACACCTCATCCAGACACATTTCCCAGGCTCAGTAGCGGAGGGTCGGGAGCGGCGTCATAGTGATATCGTGCGCATCGACCCCGCTCCAGCGGACTGGGGAATAGCTGAGAAGGTGATAAACACAGACAGGGTGAAGTGGGCCATCGGCTCCTTCAAAAGATTCAAGAGCCCAGGTACTGACGGGATCTTCCCGGCACTCCTTTAGGAGGGCGGAGAGGACCTGAACAGACGCCTGGGCCAGATCTTCAAATCCTGCCTAGCGAAGGGCTACGTACCCAAAGCCTGGAGATACTCCAAGGTAGTGTTCATCCCGAAACCAGGGAGGAATAATTACGACCTTGCTAAATCATACAGACCCATCAGCCTCACCTCTTTCATGCTTAAAACGCTGGAGAGGCTGGTTGACAGGTACATCAGAGACGAGGTTTTGGCCAGCAAGCCGCTGCACCCATCTCAACACGCCTATCAAAACGGCAAATCCACCGAGACGGCACTACATAAACTGGTAGGTTTAATTGAAGGCGCACTGTCGATCGGTGAATCCGCCCTCTGCATTTTCCTCGACATCGAGGGGGCGTTTGACAACACCCCTCACGATGCTATACAGGAAGCCGCGAGGAGGTACAATATAAAGGACTCCGTCGTAAGATGGATCCATAATATGCTGACGAATAGAACAGCCATAGCAAGCCTGGGAGAGGAGACGGTGAGGGCTGACGTCGCGAGGGGCTGCCCGCAGGGAGGAGTCCTGCCCCCCCTGCTGTGGACCCTCGTGGTTGACGAACTCATACGCATACTCGCCACGGAAGGCTTTGAGGTTCAGGGATACGCCGACGACCTTTCTATTACGGTCAGAGGCAAAAACCCGTTGGATCTAGCGAGGAGATTGCAAAAGGCCATCACACTCGTAGAATTCTGGTGTCGATCACACTCGCTCTCGGTTAACCcgagcaaaacggagttggtcctATTCACAAGGAGGCGACGCTTTTACTTTAAGGCTCCTCACCTTTTTGGGACGCAACTACAACTCACAGATGAGGTTAAATATCTAGGTGTAATACTAGACAAAAAACTCACCTAGAAGGACCATGTGAACAGGCAGACCCAGAAAGCAGTCAGCACCTACTGGGTCTGCCGCAGAATGTTTGGCCCTACATGGGGACTCAAACCAAGGGTGGTCAGATGGATATACCAGGCCATCCTTGAACCTATCATAACATACGCCTCGATTGTGTGGTGGACCTCCATGAAGAGGGGAGCACATAGGAAGGCTATAGATAGAATATACCGAATAGCGTTGCTGGGGATCACAGGTGCGCTCCCCACCACGCCCACTATGGCAATGGGTGTGCTGCTCGATATCAAGCCATCCCATCTAATAGTGATGGCAACGGCTTGGAGAGCAGCCATCCGCCTCCATCAAGCGGAAGAATGGTCCCCGGCGAGCGGTGGGCACACCGAAATCCTCAGGGATCTGGGATCGGAGTTAATTCTGACCCACGGTGAAGACCGCTGCAAGACGGAGTACCTCTTCAGACGAGAATATAATCTAATCCTCCCAGATAGGAAGAAATGGCTGGAGGACCCAAACGTCATTCTGACTCCTGGGGGGCTGGTTTGGTTCACAGACGGCTCCAAGACCGGATCCGGCACAGGAGTCGGGATTGCGGGGGAGAGCCCAAGGGTTGAAATAACCCACAAGCTGGGCCACCACGTTACGGTCTTCCAAGCAGAAGTGTTTGCCATCTGGGCCTGCGCCAAATATAACTTGGAAAGGGCCCACTCAGGCAAACACATCTACATCTGCAGTGATAGCCTGGCCGCGCTCAGAGCCCTCCACAAAATGGAAATTGGGTCGAAGCTAGTCAGGGACTGTGCACTGACTTTAAGAGAGCTAACTCTGAACAACAGAGTTAAGCTGGTATGGGTACCAGGTCACGCTGGTATCCCAGGCAACGAGAGGGCTAACGAACTGGCACGACTGGGGGCGACAAGCTCCCAGCCATACCATGAGTACCCCATTGGTGTCTCAACCTACGCGTTGAAAGGCCTGGCTAAGGACTGGTTAAACCAGGAATTCACCAGGATCTGGCACAACGCAAACGGCATGAGACACACGAGGGCCCTACTTGAGGGATCGTCACAGAAGCTGGGTGATACCTTAATTCACTTGGACAGGGCGCAACTGCGCATGCTCGTAGGCCtagtgacaggacactggtaTACGAGGAAACACCTCGTGCGCATGGGACTCATTGAGCAGTCGACATGCCCGAGATGTGAGGAGGAGGACGAAACACTTCTCCACGTACTTCTAAGATGGAATTGCATGGAATTAAGGGCCCTAAGAGGATCAATCCTGGGGACCTTGGAACTCTCATCATTAAGCATTTCGGCTGGCCTGGTGCCGGCGCTTCTAAAGCTTGCAACAGAAGCCCAGCTGCCAAGGCACAGCCAGTAATGTAGGCTGCCTAGCGGCCCGGGTACAATGGTCCCCAAGGACTGAGTGCCCGGCTAGCCTCGACTtgacttaataataataaataataatacctACTATAGTCGTCCACTATAACATAAACGTACCTGCTTCCACCCATTGACGGAATGGGCCACACACGTCCATATGTAGCAATACCAATGCTTCGTTTGAAGTTGTGTTTTTCAGTGCTCTGTGAGGATATAGTACCAATTTTCCCACTGTGCATGCCTCACAGTCTTCGA of the Osmia lignaria lignaria isolate PbOS001 chromosome 7, iyOsmLign1, whole genome shotgun sequence genome contains:
- the LOC117611155 gene encoding uncharacterized protein LOC117611155; the protein is MAMGVLLDIKPSHLIVMATAWRAAIRLHQAEEWSPASGGHTEILRDLGSELILTHGEDRCKTEYLFRREYNLILPDRKKWLEDPNVILTPGGLVWFTDGSKTGSGTGVGIAGESPRVEITHKLGHHVTVFQAEVFAIWACAKYNLERAHSGKHIYICSDSLAALRALHKMEIGSKLVRDCALTLRELTLNNRVKLVWVPGHAGIPGNERANELARLGATSSQPYHEYPIGVSTYALKGLAKDWLNQEFTRIWHNANGMRHTRALLEGSSQKLGDTLIHLDRAQLRMLVGLVTGHWYTRKHLVRMGLIEQSTCPRCEEEDETLLHVLLRWNCMELRALRGSILGTLELSSLSISAGLVPALLKLATEAQLPRHSQ